A region of Lycium barbarum isolate Lr01 chromosome 3, ASM1917538v2, whole genome shotgun sequence DNA encodes the following proteins:
- the LOC132634312 gene encoding VQ motif-containing protein 11, which produces MGSNGSDPNSSTPNTTFVQADPSNFRAVVQRLTGATQDSSSVKLPVTGPGPAGPRRPAFKLHERRQSARKLEIMLNNGGSSFGGPAMGFGCGPHLSPSSPSSARKRSFLASPISPLEMLTRGSPRSPIMEEEERAIAEKGYYLHPSPLSTPRGSEPPELLPLFPLQSPTAATNDSSST; this is translated from the coding sequence ATGGGTTCTAATGGGTCCGACCCGAATTCATCAACACCCAATACCACTTTCGTTCAAGCTGACCCGTCTAACTTCCGGGCCGTTGTTCAAAGACTCACTGGCGCAACCCAAGATTCTTCCTCTGTGAAGCTCCCTGTTACTGGGCCTGGTCCAGCTGGGCCACGTCGACCCGCTTTCAAGCTACACGAGCGTAGGCAAAGTGCAAGAAAGCTCGAGATCATGCTCAACAATGGTGGTAGTAGCTTCGGTGGGCCTGCTATGGGATTTGGTTGTGGCCCACATTTGTcaccttcttctccttcttcagcTAGGAAACGAAGCTTTTTGGCTTCGCCAATTTCACCATTGGAAATGCTGACACGTGGAAGTCCGAGATCACCTATTatggaggaagaagaaagagCTATTGCTGAAAAAGGATATTATTTGCATCCAAGTCCATTAAGCACTCCTAGAGGCTCTGAACCTCCTGAACTCTTGCCTTTGTTTCCACTTCAGTCCCCAACTGCAGCTACAAATGATTCATCATCTacttag